A genome region from Mycolicibacterium litorale includes the following:
- a CDS encoding glycosyltransferase: protein MTSPLWIIVLTYNSGREINQCVRSIERPSGVRVMVIDNNSSDDTRSVLRTLSDEGLIDRLILRESNAGFAKAINEAIAATPNDSDVLLLNPDAILDCGSLEQLRSAASELRDVGILSPLVYSGNTVKTTTAGRQPFVLPMLAHFTGLSRLCRRTSKFKGRYLYLDGQLQSVEPVEWVAGACMYIKRETIERIGVLSERWFMYAEDTEYCWRALTHGLSVVMLTDIGCFHAMGQSVKRSPSDDINVMWPRSLSDYYKTTFDPSPLTFAIWRTIFSLGLLSRSIVFFFRGRQSRNDALLYEARRFAKFAGAVWANADA, encoded by the coding sequence ATGACATCTCCGTTGTGGATTATAGTCTTAACCTACAACAGTGGCCGCGAGATCAATCAATGTGTTCGAAGCATCGAGCGGCCCTCTGGCGTGCGGGTCATGGTCATCGACAACAATTCGTCAGATGACACACGCAGTGTATTACGCACCTTGAGCGACGAAGGCTTGATCGACCGACTCATACTCCGCGAGTCGAATGCTGGCTTCGCGAAGGCGATTAACGAGGCAATTGCGGCAACCCCCAACGACAGCGATGTCCTACTCCTAAACCCAGATGCTATCCTCGACTGTGGCTCGCTTGAGCAATTGCGCTCGGCCGCATCCGAATTGCGCGATGTCGGCATTCTCTCTCCCCTTGTGTACTCCGGGAACACCGTCAAGACAACGACTGCCGGCAGGCAGCCATTCGTGCTGCCGATGCTTGCCCATTTCACAGGACTAAGTCGGTTGTGCCGCCGGACATCCAAGTTCAAGGGCCGATATCTGTACTTGGATGGGCAACTGCAATCCGTCGAGCCGGTCGAATGGGTCGCGGGAGCCTGTATGTACATAAAACGTGAGACGATTGAGCGGATTGGGGTTCTTTCCGAGCGGTGGTTTATGTACGCCGAAGACACCGAATACTGTTGGCGTGCTCTCACCCACGGGCTTTCGGTGGTAATGCTGACCGACATTGGATGTTTCCACGCGATGGGCCAGTCGGTCAAGAGAAGTCCGTCGGACGACATAAACGTGATGTGGCCACGTAGCCTGAGCGACTACTACAAAACCACTTTCGACCCCAGTCCATTGACCTTCGCGATATGGAGAACAATTTTCAGCCTTGGACTGCTTTCCCGTTCAATTGTCTTCTTCTTTCGAGGCCGGCAATCACGAAACGACGCGCTTCTCTACGAGGCTCGGCGCTTCGCGAAGTTTGCCGGCGCTGTCTGGGCGAACGCGGATGCCTAG
- a CDS encoding polysaccharide pyruvyl transferase family protein, with translation MTQRALVLWAKHSATNLGIRVLATGAARLCEMAFKNVEVDFHDHDTLGTPLGKGAIVRDVGRSSGYIKELFRNYDVIVDTTSGDSFTDMYSSRRLTVMTYAHRAAIKAGIPLVLAPQTIGPFDSRYGRSIARASIRGATRVYARDSESARYSAALGRRPDALSSDLVFALPPLPEANSRAGVYMNVSGLLWRSNPHVDYLRYRNAVIDACRAISGAGHPVTIFPHVLRSAVSREDDVTAVEEAAKALRSDDVGFFVPQSLNDVRSRLNEAAAVIGARMHACLNALSVGTPALAWAYSRKFAPLLNDLDWSASLDLRTSPDIVEQTSAFVRNLDHWTRKAPSVRAEAVGSIERVAQDLAKAL, from the coding sequence TTGACGCAGCGCGCCTTGGTGCTTTGGGCTAAACATTCAGCAACAAATCTCGGGATACGGGTGTTGGCGACCGGCGCCGCTCGGCTATGTGAAATGGCATTCAAGAATGTTGAAGTGGACTTCCACGACCACGACACTCTGGGTACTCCACTAGGTAAGGGGGCCATTGTACGAGACGTCGGTCGGTCTAGCGGCTACATCAAAGAACTGTTTAGGAACTACGACGTTATTGTCGACACAACTTCCGGTGATAGTTTCACCGATATGTACAGCTCGCGACGCCTCACCGTCATGACCTACGCGCACCGCGCTGCCATCAAGGCCGGGATCCCCTTGGTTCTTGCCCCTCAAACTATCGGGCCTTTCGATTCGCGATACGGTCGAAGCATTGCGCGGGCATCCATTCGGGGCGCGACACGCGTTTATGCACGGGACTCAGAAAGCGCGAGGTACTCCGCTGCACTCGGTCGGCGCCCAGATGCTCTGTCGTCCGACCTTGTCTTTGCGCTCCCGCCGCTGCCGGAAGCTAACTCACGCGCCGGCGTATATATGAACGTATCTGGGCTGTTGTGGCGCTCAAATCCACACGTGGACTACTTGCGATACAGAAACGCTGTAATCGATGCCTGTCGCGCTATCTCGGGGGCCGGTCATCCTGTCACGATTTTCCCGCATGTACTACGATCAGCAGTAAGCCGCGAAGACGACGTTACCGCCGTTGAAGAAGCCGCCAAAGCGTTAAGAAGCGACGACGTTGGTTTTTTCGTTCCGCAGTCGTTGAATGACGTAAGAAGTCGCCTCAACGAGGCCGCGGCGGTTATCGGCGCACGAATGCACGCATGCTTGAACGCCCTATCCGTCGGCACGCCCGCTCTAGCATGGGCCTATTCGCGCAAATTCGCGCCCTTGCTGAATGATCTTGACTGGAGTGCGAGTCTCGACCTGCGCACGAGCCCGGATATAGTGGAGCAAACGAGCGCGTTCGTGAGAAATCTCGATCACTGGACAAGGAAAGCACCGTCCGTGCGAGCGGAAGCCGTGGGATCGATCGAGCGAGTTGCACAAGACCTCGCCAAGGCGCTGTAA
- a CDS encoding Coenzyme F420 hydrogenase/dehydrogenase, beta subunit C-terminal domain, whose translation MRPTVTAGPNSPIETKRFQYVCPGVRVDARAVKAPYSHRTFGRYWSVWEAWAVDPTVRHSGSSAGVITALVQGIVASGGHAVGASASAEQPSRTVPITLTTKEEALAAAGSRYAPVATASQARGLNSSDAFIGKPCEVSALRAYQLHADTHEEPFLLSFFCAGTPSQLATDRLANDRLGIATENIERLRYRGNGWPGEFQVVARDGESRALSYRESWGQVLGKSLQWRCKICPDGTGQLADVTVGDYWEADSGGYPRFDTDSVGRSVVICRTRRGHESVIRAAQAGEIEIRELGIERLEPVQPLQVDRRETMAGRIIGTSAAGREVPSYRGFGVISLGAKYAKRNLRAAVGAYLRVLGRRA comes from the coding sequence ATGCGTCCCACAGTGACCGCAGGTCCGAACTCCCCGATCGAAACCAAGCGCTTCCAATATGTGTGCCCGGGAGTCAGGGTTGACGCACGGGCCGTGAAGGCGCCCTACTCGCATCGAACCTTTGGCAGATATTGGTCGGTTTGGGAAGCGTGGGCGGTAGATCCGACGGTTCGGCACAGCGGTAGCAGCGCCGGGGTCATCACAGCCTTAGTGCAAGGCATCGTTGCTTCTGGTGGGCATGCCGTGGGAGCGTCTGCGTCGGCTGAGCAACCGAGCAGAACGGTGCCCATCACGCTGACCACTAAGGAGGAGGCACTGGCCGCAGCCGGTTCAAGATACGCCCCAGTAGCTACAGCTTCGCAGGCTAGGGGGCTTAACAGTAGCGACGCATTTATTGGTAAGCCGTGCGAGGTTTCTGCGCTGCGCGCCTATCAACTGCATGCGGATACCCACGAGGAGCCTTTCTTACTTTCGTTCTTTTGCGCGGGCACGCCGTCCCAACTGGCTACGGACAGGCTCGCTAACGACCGATTGGGGATCGCCACTGAGAACATTGAGCGACTCCGTTACCGTGGTAATGGGTGGCCAGGGGAGTTCCAAGTCGTGGCTCGTGACGGGGAGAGCCGAGCCCTCTCTTATAGGGAATCTTGGGGACAAGTACTCGGCAAATCGCTGCAGTGGCGGTGCAAGATATGCCCCGACGGCACCGGTCAACTCGCCGATGTGACGGTGGGCGACTACTGGGAGGCGGATTCGGGCGGGTACCCCCGGTTCGACACTGATTCCGTTGGCCGGTCGGTCGTCATTTGCCGAACGCGACGAGGGCATGAGAGCGTTATACGCGCCGCCCAAGCCGGGGAAATCGAGATTCGAGAATTAGGCATTGAGCGATTAGAGCCTGTTCAACCGCTCCAAGTTGACCGGCGCGAAACTATGGCCGGCCGGATCATCGGCACATCGGCAGCAGGCCGGGAAGTACCCAGTTATCGCGGCTTCGGTGTTATCAGTCTCGGGGCCAAGTATGCGAAACGCAATCTTCGAGCTGCGGTCGGCGCCTACCTTCGAGTACTCGGTCGACGCGCCTAG
- a CDS encoding acyltransferase family protein — translation MHVDTQLSSSPLSRDYTHTRRVDLQGMRAFAVLAVFADHLFGWPAGGFVGVDVFFVLSGFFITGLLIRERTATGSLSFRNFYIRRARRILPSAVLVLVVTVIGSYALFPALRAKETLIDALYAAVFAANYRFETVGADYFQKDQPPSPVQHYWSLSIEEQFYFVWPLLLFGVFVITRRRARRGNRHIRQWGLFCAMSFVVSTSFGLALHMSSADANTAYFSSMTRVWELGTGALVAIAGPWFARMPLSIRPGLAYLGLAGAFASLFLIDESVQFPAPWAALPVLSTAVVIASFHGADARAVPLLTNPVARFVGDTSYTLYLWHWPIIILMLTVVPKGPLFYIVAVGLAFGLTTVTYLYYENPIRKSSWLADDPRGVHQGRLRISQSGWASIGVVLVVAIVLSILASNYSTKITNAREEVEAASLVDKVGPLAPPPLLPAPHAGTSDRIEPITTPLPGTGPCFGATAMLDSQCALWDPGQPLQPSVETFTKDLGSPTCWTGENSPLKSCTYGYDGDGATRIALVGDSHASRILVALAPYLESLRWRLTTYVGWGCVFKEPAGRACVTAMEEARKQLTERRYDLIITTASRKFGGEPKEYANAWDDFVEAGSRIAVVADNPEVSEDSIECLTRPAFGSEQIGDCGTERAEAIARPDPLVAAAGLVPNTFVVDLTQYFCTEDRCPSVIGNVIVYRDIGSHVTATYFSTLAPALVDGLRRVIAA, via the coding sequence GTGCACGTCGACACCCAACTTTCGTCCTCGCCTCTGTCTCGAGACTATACGCACACCAGACGCGTCGACCTCCAAGGGATGAGAGCATTTGCGGTTCTGGCGGTTTTTGCGGACCACTTATTCGGCTGGCCGGCTGGCGGATTCGTAGGCGTCGATGTATTTTTTGTGCTGAGTGGCTTCTTCATCACTGGGCTTCTGATCCGGGAGAGGACCGCGACCGGATCGCTGTCATTCCGGAATTTCTACATCCGCCGGGCGCGGCGGATTCTACCATCAGCGGTACTTGTGCTCGTCGTAACCGTCATAGGGTCCTATGCCTTATTCCCCGCGCTTCGCGCGAAAGAGACGCTAATTGATGCGCTCTATGCGGCGGTTTTCGCCGCGAACTACCGGTTTGAAACGGTTGGGGCAGACTACTTTCAGAAAGATCAGCCGCCATCGCCCGTGCAGCATTACTGGTCACTATCAATCGAAGAACAGTTCTACTTCGTCTGGCCGTTATTGCTCTTCGGGGTTTTCGTCATCACCCGTCGTCGCGCACGCAGGGGTAATCGCCATATCCGGCAGTGGGGGCTCTTTTGTGCCATGTCGTTCGTAGTATCCACGTCCTTTGGATTAGCGTTGCACATGTCAAGCGCGGACGCGAACACCGCTTATTTTTCCAGCATGACCCGTGTTTGGGAACTGGGAACTGGGGCTCTTGTGGCAATCGCAGGTCCATGGTTTGCGCGGATGCCGCTGAGTATCCGGCCAGGATTGGCGTATCTCGGATTAGCTGGAGCTTTCGCTTCGCTGTTTTTGATAGATGAATCTGTTCAATTCCCGGCACCATGGGCAGCGTTACCGGTTCTGTCAACAGCGGTGGTGATAGCATCTTTCCATGGTGCTGATGCCCGCGCCGTGCCTCTTCTGACGAACCCAGTCGCTAGGTTCGTTGGTGACACTAGTTATACGCTTTACTTGTGGCACTGGCCGATAATAATATTGATGCTGACAGTAGTACCAAAGGGGCCGCTGTTCTACATAGTCGCAGTCGGCTTAGCCTTCGGGTTGACGACAGTTACGTACCTCTATTATGAGAATCCGATCCGAAAATCCTCTTGGCTCGCGGACGATCCCCGTGGTGTGCACCAGGGGCGCTTGAGAATTAGTCAATCAGGCTGGGCATCTATCGGAGTCGTTTTGGTGGTAGCGATCGTGCTGTCCATATTGGCGAGTAACTACAGCACCAAAATTACGAATGCCAGGGAAGAGGTCGAGGCCGCTTCACTTGTCGATAAAGTGGGACCACTCGCGCCTCCGCCGCTGTTGCCTGCTCCGCACGCTGGGACCTCCGACCGAATCGAACCGATCACTACGCCGCTGCCGGGGACCGGCCCATGCTTTGGGGCCACAGCTATGCTTGATAGCCAATGCGCCTTGTGGGACCCTGGCCAACCCCTACAACCTAGTGTCGAGACTTTCACTAAAGATCTCGGCTCTCCGACTTGCTGGACTGGCGAAAACTCGCCACTTAAGTCGTGTACGTACGGATACGACGGTGACGGGGCAACGCGCATCGCGCTCGTAGGCGACTCACATGCTTCAAGGATCCTCGTCGCTTTGGCGCCGTATCTGGAGTCCTTAAGATGGCGCCTGACTACGTACGTTGGGTGGGGATGCGTCTTCAAGGAGCCGGCTGGTAGAGCATGCGTGACCGCCATGGAGGAAGCCCGCAAGCAACTGACCGAGCGTAGATACGACCTAATAATCACTACCGCTTCGCGCAAATTCGGAGGGGAACCTAAGGAGTACGCGAACGCGTGGGACGATTTCGTCGAGGCTGGCAGTCGCATTGCGGTGGTGGCTGACAACCCCGAGGTCAGCGAAGACTCGATTGAATGTCTGACTCGGCCAGCCTTCGGTAGCGAGCAGATCGGGGACTGTGGAACTGAACGGGCGGAAGCGATCGCGAGACCCGATCCATTAGTTGCTGCTGCTGGTCTCGTTCCGAACACTTTCGTTGTGGATCTAACGCAATACTTCTGCACCGAAGACCGCTGCCCATCAGTGATCGGGAACGTAATCGTCTACCGCGACATCGGATCGCATGTCACCGCGACATACTTTTCTACTCTAGCCCCAGCTTTGGTCGACGGATTAAGAAGGGTCATTGCTGCTTGA
- a CDS encoding sugar nucleotide-binding protein, translating into MTEFAKELRATPTAIPGLTLWDLPVHGDNRGWFKENWQREKMLAAGMPDFGPVQNNVSFNNEVGTTRGIHAEPWDKFVSVATGRVFAAWVDLRQGPTFGTLVTSELDPSRAVYVPRGVGNSFQTLEPNTAYTYLVNDHYSPNATYSAVNLADETLAVDWPIPLQKAALSSKDRNNPRLSHIEPIRARKVLILGASGQLGLALRKVYSDCPDVEFANRTDIELASDRINSIRPWRDYRVVINAAAYTAVDAAETPAGRKEAWATNVTAVAALARLARAFGLTLVHISSDYVFDGNLPRPYREDDALCPLGVYGQTKAAGDEIASTAHNHYILRTSWVVGEGQNFVRTMLSLAERGIDPSVVNDQHGRLTFASDLATAIRDLIDKCAPYGTYNFTGGGTPMSWEGIAREVFALAGHSPERVTGVSTEDYFKSASGPVAARPRNSALDLNKIEPFTDVPDHMDRLEQYIRAIKPQAG; encoded by the coding sequence GTGACTGAGTTCGCGAAGGAATTGCGCGCAACCCCAACGGCCATTCCCGGACTGACGCTTTGGGATCTGCCGGTGCACGGCGACAACCGTGGCTGGTTCAAAGAGAACTGGCAGCGCGAGAAGATGCTGGCAGCAGGTATGCCCGATTTCGGTCCTGTCCAGAATAATGTTTCGTTTAATAACGAGGTTGGCACTACTCGCGGCATCCATGCCGAGCCATGGGACAAGTTCGTCTCGGTAGCGACTGGACGCGTCTTCGCCGCCTGGGTCGATCTTCGACAAGGCCCGACGTTCGGAACCTTGGTTACCTCTGAGCTCGACCCGTCGCGAGCTGTGTATGTGCCACGAGGAGTTGGAAACTCATTCCAAACGCTCGAACCGAACACTGCGTACACTTACCTCGTCAACGATCACTACTCGCCCAATGCTACTTATTCTGCAGTAAACCTCGCGGATGAGACTTTGGCTGTCGACTGGCCGATACCGTTACAAAAGGCAGCGCTCTCCTCCAAAGATCGTAACAATCCTCGGTTATCACACATCGAACCCATTCGGGCTCGCAAGGTCTTGATTCTAGGTGCTAGCGGGCAACTCGGACTAGCCCTACGGAAAGTGTACAGCGACTGTCCGGACGTGGAATTCGCCAACCGTACCGACATTGAGCTAGCTTCGGATCGCATCAACTCCATCCGTCCGTGGCGGGATTATCGAGTGGTGATCAACGCGGCCGCCTATACCGCGGTCGATGCAGCCGAAACGCCTGCGGGACGAAAAGAGGCTTGGGCCACCAACGTCACGGCCGTTGCCGCGTTGGCGCGTCTAGCGCGAGCGTTCGGCTTGACTCTAGTTCATATCTCCAGTGACTACGTTTTCGACGGGAACCTGCCGCGGCCCTATCGCGAGGACGACGCACTTTGCCCACTCGGCGTCTACGGACAAACCAAAGCCGCGGGCGACGAGATTGCCTCCACCGCGCACAATCACTACATACTGCGAACTTCTTGGGTTGTCGGCGAGGGCCAGAACTTTGTGCGGACCATGCTCTCGCTCGCTGAACGCGGGATCGACCCATCGGTTGTCAACGATCAGCACGGGCGACTTACCTTCGCATCCGATCTCGCGACTGCAATTCGGGATCTGATCGATAAGTGCGCGCCGTATGGAACATACAACTTCACCGGTGGAGGCACGCCCATGTCATGGGAGGGGATTGCTCGCGAAGTTTTTGCGCTCGCGGGCCATAGCCCAGAAAGGGTGACCGGCGTTAGCACCGAAGATTATTTCAAGTCGGCAAGTGGGCCGGTTGCGGCCCGTCCACGCAACAGTGCTCTGGATCTGAACAAGATTGAGCCGTTCACCGACGTGCCGGACCACATGGACCGCCTTGAGCAATACATACGCGCAATCAAACCTCAGGCTGGCTGA
- a CDS encoding DapH/DapD/GlmU-related protein: MAHVDQDVNRTEVYIGDDSWIGANAVILPGCRRIGTGAVIGAGSIVTKDVADFSVVAGNPAKPIGTRLTEDERTALMEIKPWSHDPMEAHRLLVAIRARLGGADNAGHRQTPDANNPST; this comes from the coding sequence ATGGCGCACGTCGACCAAGACGTAAATCGTACCGAGGTCTATATTGGCGACGACTCATGGATTGGGGCGAATGCAGTCATCCTGCCGGGTTGCCGGAGGATCGGCACCGGTGCAGTAATCGGCGCTGGTTCCATCGTAACCAAGGACGTGGCAGATTTTTCAGTGGTAGCTGGCAATCCAGCAAAGCCGATTGGAACGCGGCTAACGGAGGACGAGCGTACGGCGCTCATGGAGATCAAGCCGTGGTCTCATGATCCCATGGAGGCTCACAGACTTCTTGTGGCTATCCGCGCCCGGCTCGGCGGAGCGGATAATGCAGGACACCGACAGACGCCAGACGCGAATAATCCGTCAACGTGA
- a CDS encoding lipopolysaccharide biosynthesis protein, with translation MTRTDANNSRFRRSPSALIVGRFLATALSLISAPIISRAVGPEGRGETAAALALFLIVPVVISIGMPMEVRRLSAISEADAALRSARLVIAISIFASIVLALACYFSLFESFDKFSRVTATVGVALSALPASWALDVSVLIAHERFGAVAILQVIQPATYVVLIVAFWLLDIATVATVLVAFIISNFANFVTGIALTRVPLRGEVLASRRFLSNSFAFYAGSVAQIASTRLDQVLALPLIGAQQAGYYSVAVTIGSAPPLVLGHALAGSIFRGIARADAGERARLESAAIRSAAALALMCCPLLAIAAWPMVPFVFGADFEGALPATFVAIIAGGAQLIGFVASSAANARGRGRLLTLAQVGGLAVGVSALIPLGHFAGALGASIASAAGFIVTVLILALALRVRLSDLVPRPADFVNAVKLIGRR, from the coding sequence ATGACAAGAACAGATGCTAACAATTCGCGTTTTCGTAGGTCGCCGTCCGCGCTTATAGTCGGGCGCTTCCTAGCGACAGCGCTATCGTTGATTTCGGCGCCGATCATTTCGCGAGCCGTCGGGCCAGAAGGCAGGGGGGAAACAGCGGCAGCGTTGGCGCTCTTTCTCATTGTTCCGGTGGTGATCTCTATTGGAATGCCGATGGAAGTGCGTCGACTCTCGGCGATCTCGGAAGCCGATGCCGCCCTCCGCTCCGCACGCCTGGTCATCGCGATTTCGATATTTGCCTCGATAGTGCTAGCCCTGGCGTGCTATTTCTCCCTTTTCGAGTCGTTCGATAAATTCTCCCGCGTCACCGCCACAGTTGGCGTTGCCTTGTCCGCTCTCCCAGCCAGTTGGGCGCTCGATGTGAGCGTCTTGATCGCTCACGAACGATTCGGCGCAGTGGCAATCTTGCAAGTAATACAACCCGCGACGTACGTAGTCTTGATCGTAGCTTTCTGGCTGCTTGACATCGCGACCGTCGCGACGGTATTGGTCGCTTTCATCATAAGTAATTTTGCGAACTTCGTTACCGGGATAGCGCTGACAAGAGTTCCACTACGCGGCGAGGTGCTGGCGAGCCGACGTTTTCTGTCAAACAGCTTCGCCTTCTACGCAGGCTCAGTTGCTCAGATAGCTTCAACTCGACTAGACCAAGTACTGGCGTTACCTCTTATTGGAGCGCAACAAGCGGGTTATTACTCCGTGGCGGTAACCATCGGTTCTGCTCCCCCGTTAGTGTTGGGACATGCGCTTGCGGGCAGCATCTTCCGTGGAATCGCTAGGGCGGACGCTGGCGAACGTGCGCGTCTAGAATCGGCCGCAATACGTTCGGCGGCCGCGCTGGCCCTGATGTGCTGCCCCCTTCTCGCCATCGCCGCTTGGCCCATGGTGCCATTCGTATTCGGCGCGGATTTCGAAGGAGCACTGCCAGCCACTTTCGTTGCAATCATCGCCGGCGGAGCCCAGCTAATCGGCTTCGTAGCTTCTTCGGCCGCGAACGCACGTGGAAGAGGAAGGCTCCTCACGCTAGCGCAGGTGGGCGGTCTCGCGGTGGGAGTCTCGGCGTTGATACCTCTTGGCCACTTTGCCGGCGCTCTCGGCGCATCTATAGCTTCCGCTGCCGGCTTTATTGTTACCGTGCTGATCCTAGCCCTTGCGCTGCGTGTCCGGCTAAGCGACTTGGTGCCTAGACCGGCTGATTTCGTCAACGCCGTTAAACTGATCGGGCGGCGTTAA
- a CDS encoding glycosyltransferase, with translation MTVGYVGKIGHRLDLDLVCTAARSLPSVKFVFAGPILDAGYRDPLEREPNITLLGDVHYEDVPSLLSTFDVGWVPHRVGEFEIGGDILKTYEYRAAGLPVLTTPVRGAGKRGLVAVQVAEAEDHPRLLATLASNGPRVERDPTPIPVEHTWEAKARRLLTLAGGS, from the coding sequence ATGACCGTCGGGTACGTGGGGAAGATCGGACACCGCCTTGATCTGGATCTTGTCTGCACTGCGGCGCGCTCCCTACCTTCAGTCAAATTCGTCTTCGCCGGGCCGATCCTGGATGCTGGGTACCGGGATCCGCTGGAGCGTGAACCGAATATCACTCTGCTCGGCGACGTGCATTATGAGGATGTCCCATCGCTGCTGAGTACATTTGATGTCGGGTGGGTTCCGCACAGAGTTGGAGAGTTCGAGATCGGTGGGGACATACTAAAGACGTACGAATACCGAGCAGCGGGTCTGCCAGTTCTGACCACGCCAGTACGCGGTGCGGGCAAGCGAGGCCTCGTAGCGGTTCAAGTGGCCGAGGCGGAGGATCACCCACGGCTTCTGGCGACACTTGCATCAAATGGCCCTCGCGTCGAGCGTGATCCAACGCCGATACCGGTAGAGCATACGTGGGAAGCTAAAGCGCGCCGTCTCTTAACGCTCGCGGGGGGTTCATGA
- a CDS encoding SGNH/GDSL hydrolase family protein produces MIAIVALGVGLAVLVKQPLGESRRNNFILDSSKIATRIPAGRVGSINNMTSKTYQATYELVGSFDAVRVIFGSDDEENSVKVTEAIVSAPSSADDLNNSNGAWSRVTSQGETEFSISSAPHENGQTAYTVSDWLPLTSVDRTDGAGFPLVSVRARMAPTSALPVLGNGKDDFTNWASRSDGGRKFWWREQEGDHVSDPSGFASSVNRSQSPIFGIQYLCSGRVVTVAAVGDSITEGRGSYIGEGFILPLLEKLNSDSNSTKYEYANFGWSGQNPAQYTERALRLLDSELKPDVLIFPAGSPNPASAGALTDEAVSKIAVGRDSVVAAAQDQGVVPLIWTWLPTNATVRSYGTTDARRVAYNSELLQLAPNGLLVADVAEPLSGPVVGGQVQMAEGLSKDGIHPNDAGNAVIGVAVEPALITALRRSQQP; encoded by the coding sequence GTGATCGCCATTGTCGCACTTGGGGTCGGCCTGGCGGTGCTTGTAAAACAACCATTAGGGGAGTCGCGGCGAAATAACTTCATCTTAGACTCGTCGAAGATCGCAACCCGGATCCCCGCTGGACGCGTCGGTTCCATCAACAATATGACGTCTAAGACCTATCAGGCTACCTACGAGTTGGTTGGCTCCTTCGATGCTGTGCGCGTGATATTCGGTTCTGATGACGAAGAGAACTCTGTAAAAGTGACTGAGGCAATCGTAAGCGCCCCATCCTCGGCGGATGACCTTAATAATTCCAATGGCGCATGGTCGCGCGTAACGAGCCAAGGAGAAACCGAATTCAGTATTTCGTCGGCGCCACACGAGAACGGACAGACCGCTTATACGGTTAGCGACTGGTTGCCTCTCACTTCCGTTGATCGTACGGACGGCGCGGGTTTTCCCCTGGTAAGTGTGCGGGCTCGTATGGCGCCCACCTCTGCGCTGCCGGTACTTGGGAATGGAAAAGACGACTTCACGAATTGGGCGAGTCGGTCAGACGGCGGTAGGAAGTTCTGGTGGAGAGAGCAAGAAGGCGACCATGTTTCCGATCCATCGGGCTTCGCGTCATCTGTTAACCGAAGTCAATCCCCCATTTTCGGCATACAGTACCTGTGCAGTGGGCGGGTCGTAACGGTCGCCGCGGTCGGTGATTCTATCACTGAAGGGCGTGGTTCCTACATCGGGGAGGGTTTCATACTGCCCCTCTTGGAGAAGCTCAATTCTGACAGCAACTCGACCAAGTATGAGTACGCAAATTTCGGGTGGTCCGGGCAGAACCCAGCGCAATACACCGAACGAGCGTTGCGACTTCTGGATTCGGAATTGAAGCCCGACGTCTTGATATTTCCCGCGGGATCGCCTAATCCTGCGTCGGCGGGCGCGCTCACCGACGAGGCGGTCTCCAAAATTGCTGTCGGCCGGGATAGCGTCGTTGCAGCTGCTCAAGATCAGGGAGTAGTGCCCCTCATCTGGACTTGGCTTCCGACGAATGCGACAGTTCGTTCGTACGGGACTACTGATGCGAGACGAGTGGCCTATAACTCTGAGCTTCTCCAGCTTGCGCCAAACGGGTTGTTGGTCGCAGACGTCGCGGAACCGTTGTCCGGGCCGGTAGTTGGCGGGCAAGTGCAGATGGCAGAGGGGCTCAGTAAAGACGGAATCCACCCTAATGACGCCGGGAATGCCGTTATCGGGGTCGCGGTTGAACCTGCGTTGATCACCGCACTTCGGCGTTCCCAGCAACCATGA